CTCCCTGCTCTCTGGCCTGGGTGGGTGACTGTTGTTGTGAAGCCTCTTTCTATAAATAGTCTGTCTGCTTCGGGATGTCGGCGGCTGGAACCGACCGGCCAGTCGGGCACTCTCGGCCATCTGCCCGCTGACGTCAGCGGCAGGGATCTGCTCCTCTGCCGGCCATGAGGAGCTCAACGTGACAGCTCGCCGAGTACAGTACAGCCAGGTTTAATCATCACAGCGGcgggtagaaaaaaaaaaaaaaaacccgcaCACTTCACTAACCGTCCGACAACAGCGACCGTGTCATCCCGCCGCAGGTGCGTGCACGTGCCACACAGCAGGCAAACACGGTACACCATTACACGGTGTGCTCTCCTCTCCTGACACTTTGGCAGGCTCTACAATACAGACAACAGCAAATAAACACGCTGTTAGCCGCAATAAAACAGTAATGCGTCGAAGTTACGAGGATAAATACTGTTCGACTCGATATTGACATGCGTGATATTCCTTATCTGCAATAAAAGCCCAGAGGGTGAGAAACTAAATAGCCTATcaaattaccaaaaaaaaacgTGCGAAACGTGCTTGTgtcggttttttttttttttttttattagttaaTCTCATTCTAAGGCATTTTTTCACGCAGTACGGGTTTTAGCTTGTCGTGAATAAGAATAATCGAAAAACAAAATGAGCTTTTCTCTCGTTCTTATTTAGTTTTGTCGTTTCCAACAGTTGACCTATCGTTTTCCCGTGCGCGTGTCTCCAATCTGTGCATTACATAGTTTTTTCAAAGCGCGAGACAAACGCTTTTGCAGTTTAAAGACGTAATATTTTCACTTAAGCACGACGCGGAAGCTGCTGCTCTACTTTCTATCTTTGTAAACACGGCTCGGCCTCGCGAGTCGGCGCGTGGTGGTACACGGGACTCGGCCCCGGTGGTGGAGTACTACAGAAAGTGGGTTGTGCTTCAGCGGCGGCGGGGGCGGTGGTGTGCGGGCGAGGACTTGAAAGCGCCGTCCAACACGTGAGCCTCATGTGACGGAGTCCGCTTTTCTCCAGCCGAGAGACGCGCCTGCAGTCACAGGGTTTATTTAACACGTAGTCAGGAACCCACCCAGCTCTCACACATCGCGCAGGGCGTGGAGCCTCCTCAGTCTTACTACCGAGTCCGGACCTCAGGGTGACAACACTCCAGCTGTGCTCAACTTCGACGTGGTACGGAAACACTCACGAGGAGAAGagttatcttcttttttttttatttgaggtgCGATCGCAGAGAAGCATTTTGGACCCTTTTGAAGGTTtgcgctttttaaaaaaaaaaagaagaaaaaaggaaaaacgttTTTCGGGTTTTCTTTGAAAAATACTTATAATAAATCGACATGGAGAGGATTACAAGTGCGCAACCACCTCCTTATGTGCCGAAACACCCACCAGTGGATATATCTGACATGCACGGGTAAATATAAAGTTTATTTACTTTTCCTTGTTTGGTTTATTCTGCTCTgtgaaacactttttttttttgctctgaagCCTAAAACAAACTCCTCTGAATCTCCTCTCTAAAGAATGGATTTTCCCATTTACGTGTACAAACCCAGGAGGGGCATGAAGCACCGGGATGAGggcaaggtaaaaaaaaaaaaaaaaaaaaaatgcgtgATAATTCAGCACTGATCGGTTGGAACTTGAATGTTAACGGAAACGTTTCATCCCTCACCAGGAGACCTACAAGCTGCCGCACCGACTGATAGAAAAGAAAAGGCGTGACAGAATCAACGAATGCATCGGCCAGCTGAAGGACCTGCTGCCAGAACATCTGAAGCTCACGGTGAGTGTTATCTGCGCGATATGTGGCATGTGACACGGAGACATCACACGGTCCCACTGAGCTGTGTGTTTGCTCCACACTTTGGATTTAGTTCTGCCTCaagtaccaaaaaaaaaaaaaaaaaaaaaaaatgtaatgcagAACAGCATGAGCCTGAAtagttttgttttctgtgtgggTTTGTGTCAGTGTGGTCTATTTGATAAGATTCAtctagctttgtttttttttttttttttaaagattttagaGTATTTGTGTAGTGGTTTGCATGTGCTCCCAGGGGTGCTGCCCCGCGTTCAGCTGCAGAATGAGTTACATAAGTAAGATCAACATGCTTATCGAAGGTCTTCCTGTTTTAGACGCTGGGTCATCTGGAGAAAGCCGTGGTGCTGGAGCTCACTCTCAAGCATGTGAAAACCCTGAGTGCTctgctggagcagcagcagcagaaaatcaTGGCGCTACAGAAGGACCTGCAGATTAGTAagttggatttattttttttacaaaaacacaagttaatgaggCGCGAGTTGGATCGGTGGGTTTGTCGGACTTAATTCAAGCAGAGCATCTGCAGGAAATGGGATTTGATGttaattttcttcatttttgccGTTTCCAATCACCAAGGCGACAATGGAGGGGACGGTGGCGAGAGCAGCGAGGAGATGTTCCGCTCCGGCTTTCATCTGTGCGCAAAAGAGGTCCTCCACTATCTGGCCAGCCAAGAAAGCAGCAGAGACCTGAGTCCGTCCCACCTCATCGGTCACATCCAAAAGGTCGCCGCCGAAGTGCTGCACCATCGAAGCGAGCCGCAGCCGGACGAGCCCGCTCTTCAAGCTTCGGAGAAAGTGAATAAACCCACCAGACAGCCCGCGAGAACCTCCGAGGCCCCCGCTAAGAACTGCGTTCCTGTCATTCAGAGGACTTACCAGCACGGGATGATGGGGGAGCAGAGCGGCAGCGACACGGACACTGACAGTGGCTATGGGGGAGAACACGAAAAGCCCAAAACTCAGTGGTCGGAGAGCCACAGGAGGGAGGGCGAGCTCAAGAATCTGGCGTCTGAGCGGACGGCCGGCGCCATCAAGCAGGAGGCCGACGAGCCCCGGGCCAAGAGGCCGAGATCGGACTCCTCGGAGGATGAGGTTCTCTCCGTCCATGCGGCTGGGGCTCCTGGCAGTTACATGAGTTTCTCCCCCAACCAGCCGCCATTTTGCCTCCCCTTCTACCTCATCCCCCCCGCAGCTGCTGCAGCGGCAGCGTATCTGCCAATGCTGGAGAAGTGCTGGTACTCTGGGGGCATGCCGGTGATGTACCCGGGAATGAGCGGCTCTGCGGCGACCCTACCCTCAGAGACCCTGTCCTCGTCTCTGATGTCCCCGAGGGCAGCGTCCCCGGCACCGCACCAGAGCCCAGTGGACTCCCCCGCTCTCCACAAAGCTTTAAAGCAGGTCTCCCCTTTGAACTTGGAAAGCAAAGACTGAGGCAGCTGTGCTCCTGTCAGAATCTCGCCCTTTGAATGTAGAATGGAGGGTAAACCCTTCAAACCACAGCTGTAGTTCAGCCCATCAGCACCCTGACCCCAGAGCAGAACCTCTGACGGTCACCACCACTTTGTGGGCAACACCGTGTCCGTGTGGAGGCTTAAATTACACCTGTTGCTTGGCTCTGAAAGACAGTGAAGGTGGTCATTATAGAGAGCGCACAAGAGATGGGGAGggtttatttttctattgttGTTTTAATATTTTCGGCCTCTCTGCACTCGTTTCTGAATGTCAGGATCAAACCCAGAATGTAAAGCCCCTCCCTACAAAACCATTTGGACCTGCCCCTCTGTAATGAATGTAAAGATGGGAAACCGATTGCTCCCTGTAGATGCTGCTTGAGTTGCTATCACCTGCTGTAGATCTACAAATTGAAGATCTACCTTCAGTGTTTGTTGCTCCCGTAACTGCAACAAGCCATCGCTTAGACTAGAATGTTACCAAAACAAACACGTCTGGTTCATGTTGACCGGAGGCGTCCCGGCGGACTTTGCTCCCTTACGTCGTAGCTACATGACTTCAGGATGTTCAGAGAATTCAGGGTGTTGTCACTGTACCTGGTGTGTCACTCGTCTGTTGAAGCGCTATGTGGCCATACGTGCTTTTACAATTTAATTTGTGACTCATGACTGTTTGTGCATTTTTAAATGGCGTTCCTGTGAAGTAATGACCTGTATTTCTGTTTTGCCTATACTACTTGTACATCTCTATTTTTGATACACAACCCGCTGAGTGTATTTGTTTAGCTACCAGAGGAAGGATGAGGTAGCAGTTTGCTGTATGCAGAGAGAACGGCATGTAGATTTGCATCTTTCCCGCAAATTCTCGGTCAAGATGAGGCCTGATGTTCGCTCATGCTGTCGCCTTTACTTGTTTCACTCAGACGCAACGACAGCAGAAGACACAGAATCTGCTACGAGTGTGAATGTAAAGttagaagaaaaataatagttTTGTATAGAGCAAGGTACTCTGgatttttattttgagatgtaACACAAGGTTGTACATATTTTGTATATAAAGtattattgatatatatatattaaagtaTTAATAAAGAACACCCCCCCTCCCCTGTGGAATTTGTGTTTGACTGCCGGTTGGCTTGAACGTGTTGCGGCCAGCCAACCTGACTTCTCCTCATGACGCCACACGCTTACATAACACTTACATAACCCGTAAAGCTGCACAGCCTCTGTAAATCAATAGCATGTCTTGGATTACAGGCTGTAAACAATTCTAAAGGATTTCTAAGTGACGTTGCAAAGGACAGACGGCAGTTTCATTTCTTTAATATTGCAACTTGAAGCTCTACGCGGTTGGGGTGACAGTGCACAGGAAGCATTTCCTTATTTCACCGTCATGTTATCCCCTAATACTGCAGTGCACGGTGCTGGTTTACAAATCTTGAGAGAGGAACTTTTAGAAGCAAAGATAGAAAAATAATCGTCTTTACTTTTATGGTTTAAATAAGTGGTCTAAttatttccccccccccccccccccaaggcaGGATGTCCCTGACACCACCTCGGTGGAAATGCAATTTGAGGGTGCAGGGGGGGAGGAAGGGTTCGGCCTTTGATGTACTTTCATATTTAATGATATGGAATACAAGTCTCCATCGACCTTTAATGTCTCCTGGGTGGTTGTAGTTAAAGTAATTGTGAAAAAAGACCTGTGTCATGAGCTTCTTCCGCAGCAGCTTTACCACCCACCCCGTCTCCCGGAGATGTGTGGGAGtatcagtttgtttgtttttctttcttctctctctttttttgtaatCACAACAGTGCTTCGTTTTTTCGGATCGGTGAAATAATCTCAGCTGCCTCGAAACTCAGAACTGCTGAGGCTTCTCATAAATTGAAATGTGCGACACCAGCACCATCTTGTGGAAGTAGGGACACACTGCGCTGGCTCCCATTTTCACATCAGAGGACCTTGTTGTAAAACCTGCGTTAGCAAAGCAGTCTGTGTAAACCCCTTAACGTGTCATTTTCTCTGTTGTTTTGATGTCTTTTCTACTGTATCATGTGTACTAGAGAGTTTGAAGAGAAAATAAGTTGTTTAGCTGCAGCTATCAGTTATTTAATATGAAGTTGATCGTGGCTTATTGTattgcgaaaaaaaaaaaaaatcctagttGTAGGAAAACCACAGAAGATTTTCAGGTCTTTATTTCAGTTTTGCTTCCCCTGGTTTTGTCGCTGTAGCTTTCATGAAACTTCTACGCATTTTCTAAACTTTTAAACTTCTCATTAAACTTGCTGAATTGGCAGTTACTCGGTCTGATATTTTTCCTAGGTGATATATAGATCAAATATTTAGAGAACTGGAGTTACGTTTGGCAACTGGACATCAATTATATTTTGAACTGTACACATGAATAAACACTAAAGAAAAGGTTTTTTTATCTGTTGTACTTGCACCGATATTAGCACCATTTAATTTAAATAGATTGTCACAACTATGTCTCTACTTCTCTAACATGTGTTGGGATATGGTGAATGTATATGAATTACTGTACCACCTGCATACATTTTGATGTTGGTATCATGGCGTCCTGATGCACATCACCAATAAATGATGGGAAAAGCAATGGAAGCAGGACAGATCCTATAGGGATATAACATCTGGAAGGCAGCAGGTTGATGCCTGTATGCAGCAGAACAAAGTTGTAGTCACGGCTGATTTCTTCTGCCCCCAAGTGGCCAGAAATAGGTTGATTTGTTTCTGAATGCCTCTGTAGACGTATGTCTGGGGCAGCCAAACTGCAGAAgcagaaagttaaaaaaaaacaagtccatCCTTACTGCTTTCATAGCAGTTAAGATGGTAAGTGGCAGCCAAGTGCTACTAATTTGATTTACTTCACTAGCGCTTCGTTatcagtgtgagcacctctatgaaAGCAAAAGCTTCTGGAGTTTGCATTtatcacgtccatggggtttttgccatgtttttagttcctgtttagttttatcagttttttaagtttatctcatgtcttggtttttagttcctgcttagttcttagttttaccatgctttagttttctgtcatgtctttAGCTTTcaagctcatgtttagtttttagttttgccatgttttagttttccctcatgccttagttttctagtccaggtccggtatttagtttagccatgttttccccatagtttctgttgctttgccatcaccttcattcacttcacctgtttttcccctcagctgcactcactcacctatcactcagtcagtatttagtttccaggtttcctcattgtgTTTGCCAGATTCCACCCGTCAATATCCTTCATGCCACGCCAAGTAAagcatgtcatgtcatgtcatgtcatgtcaagtcaagttCTTAGTTTTTTCTCAGCCGtagtgatgtttttgttttctcacagtttagttattgtcatccggctcagctgcgctttgtgttaaccttgttttttttggaataataaatcaagtttgctttttgaagtccgcatccgtgtccttttaCACCTCGTACCACCCAAACCTgacagcattcaggtgtgtgctgaCACAATGTCAAGGAGGGAAGACACAAGCAATGCTCTTAGGGAAGGGTAGAAAGAGTGCTATCatgagtccatcattctacagtgaaaacattcaggacagttGTCATggatgtcccagcaagttcaccccaaggtcagacggtgcaatgctcagagaaactgtaaaaacacaaagagctacatctcagacacCACGGGCCtcggttagcatgttaaatgttaaagttcatgatggtacaataagaaaaatatcgtcgcagggaggagagaaaggcggcctctgattggtcaactctacatccgctctacactatgcgtatttccggtttgctaaccggctaatggtgacgctaaccgtgctaaccgtgacgattctttcgcctctctgccagctccagtagtagcaatatttcttctatttctagatcgatcagctgcatctcaatcaaagtgtgcattcgtccagtcgccattgttgttgactgacctccgtaaccggaagagaaacacgccacccaccacacccacaatcctagcttgttcgggattgtccctcttgcgttgtgg
The Odontesthes bonariensis isolate fOdoBon6 chromosome 3, fOdoBon6.hap1, whole genome shotgun sequence DNA segment above includes these coding regions:
- the bhlhe40 gene encoding class E basic helix-loop-helix protein 40, whose protein sequence is MERITSAQPPPYVPKHPPVDISDMHGMDFPIYVYKPRRGMKHRDEGKETYKLPHRLIEKKRRDRINECIGQLKDLLPEHLKLTTLGHLEKAVVLELTLKHVKTLSALLEQQQQKIMALQKDLQISDNGGDGGESSEEMFRSGFHLCAKEVLHYLASQESSRDLSPSHLIGHIQKVAAEVLHHRSEPQPDEPALQASEKVNKPTRQPARTSEAPAKNCVPVIQRTYQHGMMGEQSGSDTDTDSGYGGEHEKPKTQWSESHRREGELKNLASERTAGAIKQEADEPRAKRPRSDSSEDEVLSVHAAGAPGSYMSFSPNQPPFCLPFYLIPPAAAAAAAYLPMLEKCWYSGGMPVMYPGMSGSAATLPSETLSSSLMSPRAASPAPHQSPVDSPALHKALKQVSPLNLESKD